In Amycolatopsis sp. EV170708-02-1, the following are encoded in one genomic region:
- a CDS encoding peptidase inhibitor family I36 protein → MRTLRFVSAALGAAAIAAALVATPASAATDGAAALKSAGVDAAKLAPGWKVVGDQIVWNGGETTLSLSSSAASNCQANYVCLYEHRDFGGRRLQFRDPGLKNLVDYGFNDQMSSWHNRRSVDARWYYNIGSGTSRCMQANSQSSYVGNADNDQASSLRIYTSAGAC, encoded by the coding sequence ATGCGCACTCTTCGGTTCGTTTCCGCCGCTTTGGGGGCCGCCGCGATCGCGGCGGCACTCGTGGCGACGCCCGCTTCGGCCGCGACGGACGGGGCGGCCGCCCTGAAGTCGGCCGGGGTCGACGCGGCGAAGCTGGCTCCCGGGTGGAAGGTCGTCGGCGACCAGATCGTCTGGAACGGCGGGGAGACCACGCTGTCGTTGTCGTCCAGCGCGGCCAGCAACTGCCAGGCGAACTACGTGTGCCTGTACGAGCATCGCGACTTCGGCGGACGGCGGCTGCAGTTCCGGGACCCGGGGCTGAAGAATCTGGTCGACTACGGATTCAACGACCAGATGTCGTCCTGGCACAACCGGCGCTCCGTCGACGCCCGCTGGTACTACAACATCGGCAGCGGGACCAGCCGCTGCATGCAGGCGAACTCGCAGTCGTCGTATGTCGGGAACGCCGACAACGACCAGGCGAGTTCGTTGAGAATTTACACGTCGGCCGGCGCCTGCTGA
- a CDS encoding TetR/AcrR family transcriptional regulator, which yields MARPSKAPERRAELIEVARQAVLDRGVLNLRLRDVAEGAGLSPGSVLYYFPTLADLLQEVQREAVARFCSARERSASATTKPSDRLRAMIRSGLPTGPDDELCVLLYELGTIARRDPVYAARHITLYEQQVRIYTGILEAGAATGEFTLTADPVSIARNLVALEDGYGLHLTQAVPTLEIATAEAMLLSYARTATSNPLEDRP from the coding sequence ATGGCGAGACCGAGCAAGGCACCGGAGCGACGGGCCGAACTGATCGAGGTGGCCAGACAGGCCGTCCTCGACCGCGGCGTGCTGAACCTGCGGCTGAGGGACGTCGCCGAGGGCGCGGGCCTCTCGCCGGGTTCGGTCCTGTACTACTTCCCCACCCTCGCCGATCTGCTCCAGGAGGTGCAGCGCGAGGCGGTGGCGCGATTCTGCTCGGCGAGGGAGCGATCCGCGAGCGCGACGACGAAGCCGTCCGACCGGCTGCGGGCGATGATCCGCAGCGGGCTGCCGACCGGTCCCGACGACGAACTCTGCGTGCTGCTCTACGAACTCGGCACGATCGCGCGCCGCGATCCCGTGTACGCCGCCCGGCACATCACGCTCTACGAGCAGCAGGTGCGGATCTACACCGGCATCCTCGAAGCGGGCGCGGCCACCGGCGAGTTCACGCTGACCGCGGATCCGGTGTCGATCGCGCGGAACCTCGTCGCGCTGGAAGACGGCTACGGCCTGCACCTCACCCAGGCCGTGCCGACGCTGGAAATCGCCACCGCCGAAGCGATGTTGCTCTCCTACGCCCGCACAGCCACCTCGAACCCCTTGGAGGACCGTCCATGA
- a CDS encoding DUF6892 domain-containing protein gives MSQTIQFADPNFKLAVVQELMYNQELLPKFDLREYAAEKGFTYDAGSVEAVPEALAYFAELEVPAELAEKITEIEMDGGNEIYLEIAPNWDGEDSLFDVDEFADVAHFPNLKSMTLLFTGNEEALESLRARGIEADWL, from the coding sequence ATGAGCCAGACGATCCAGTTCGCCGACCCCAACTTCAAGCTCGCCGTGGTCCAAGAACTGATGTACAACCAGGAACTCCTCCCGAAGTTCGACCTGCGGGAGTACGCCGCCGAGAAGGGCTTCACCTACGACGCCGGGAGCGTCGAGGCGGTCCCCGAGGCGTTGGCCTACTTCGCGGAGCTCGAGGTTCCCGCGGAGCTCGCGGAGAAGATCACCGAGATCGAGATGGACGGCGGCAACGAGATCTATCTGGAGATCGCGCCGAACTGGGACGGCGAGGACTCCCTGTTCGACGTCGACGAGTTCGCCGACGTCGCCCACTTTCCGAACCTGAAGTCGATGACTTTGCTCTTCACGGGCAACGAAGAGGCGCTGGAGTCGTTGCGCGCCCGTGGTATCGAGGCGGACTGGCTCTGA
- a CDS encoding PaaI family thioesterase yields MTTLTLEDARKGLASQPFSVLLGARVASFGDGAAALELDIREDLLQQNGYLHGGVLAYAADNAITFAAGTTLGPDVLTGGFSIDYLRPAQGIRLVAEARVLHSGRRRATCRCDLHVIGRDGTKTLTAAAQGSVLTRNGPTR; encoded by the coding sequence ATGACCACACTGACACTCGAAGACGCCCGGAAGGGCCTCGCCTCGCAACCGTTCAGCGTCCTGCTCGGCGCCAGGGTGGCGTCCTTCGGCGACGGCGCGGCGGCACTGGAACTCGACATCCGCGAAGACCTGTTGCAACAGAACGGATATCTCCACGGCGGCGTACTCGCCTATGCCGCGGACAACGCGATCACCTTCGCGGCCGGGACCACACTGGGTCCGGATGTCCTCACCGGCGGCTTCAGCATCGACTATCTGCGGCCGGCACAGGGGATCCGGCTCGTCGCGGAGGCGCGGGTCCTGCACAGCGGCCGGCGTCGGGCAACGTGCCGCTGCGACCTGCACGTCATCGGCCGGGACGGGACCAAGACGCTCACCGCCGCGGCACAGGGAAGCGTGCTGACCAGGAACGGCCCGACCCGCTGA
- a CDS encoding P1 family peptidase — protein sequence MTRARDLGVPLPGRTGEHNALTDVPGVEIGFTTLVEGESVRTGVTAVLPRGREDFAVPCAAGTYALNGNGEMTGTAWLAETGSLTLPVLITSTHAVGACHRGTIDWVVRERPDVAAEWLLPVVAETWDGYLNDSTAPTIHSGHAIAAIDAARPGPVREGSVGGGTGMTCYGFKGGTGTASRVVSYGDDEYTVGALVQANFGSRRELTVAGEHVGVELGADNPMEEAWAAPAGAGSVIVIVGTDAPLLPGQCTSLARRVPLGLARTGTAGSHFSGDLFLAFSTANPGALTSRFPQTGEAEYESMRFVPWGRLDPFFEAVVQATEEAVLNALFSNDEMTGHRGHRVPALPTGRWR from the coding sequence ATGACCCGCGCCCGCGACCTGGGTGTCCCGCTGCCCGGCCGGACCGGCGAGCACAACGCGCTCACCGACGTGCCCGGCGTCGAGATCGGTTTCACGACCCTCGTCGAGGGCGAATCGGTGCGCACCGGCGTCACCGCCGTCCTGCCTCGCGGACGCGAGGACTTCGCCGTGCCGTGCGCGGCCGGGACGTACGCCCTCAACGGCAACGGCGAGATGACCGGCACCGCCTGGCTGGCCGAGACCGGTTCGCTGACCCTGCCGGTGCTGATCACCTCCACGCACGCCGTCGGCGCGTGCCATCGCGGCACGATCGACTGGGTCGTGCGCGAGCGGCCCGACGTCGCCGCCGAATGGCTGCTGCCGGTGGTCGCCGAAACCTGGGACGGGTACCTGAACGACAGCACCGCACCGACCATCCACAGTGGACACGCCATCGCCGCGATCGATGCCGCGCGGCCGGGCCCGGTCCGCGAAGGCTCCGTCGGCGGCGGCACCGGGATGACCTGTTACGGCTTCAAGGGCGGCACCGGCACGGCCTCCCGCGTCGTGTCCTATGGGGACGACGAGTACACCGTGGGAGCGTTGGTACAGGCCAACTTCGGCTCACGTCGCGAACTCACCGTCGCGGGCGAGCACGTCGGCGTCGAGCTCGGCGCCGACAACCCGATGGAGGAGGCCTGGGCGGCGCCGGCGGGTGCCGGGTCGGTGATCGTGATCGTCGGCACCGACGCTCCCCTGCTGCCCGGGCAATGCACGTCGCTCGCCCGCCGTGTCCCGCTCGGCCTCGCCCGCACGGGCACCGCGGGTTCGCATTTCTCCGGCGACCTCTTCCTGGCGTTCAGCACGGCGAATCCGGGGGCGCTCACCAGCCGGTTCCCGCAGACGGGCGAAGCCGAGTACGAAAGCATGCGGTTCGTCCCGTGGGGCAGGCTCGATCCCTTCTTCGAGGCCGTCGTGCAGGCGACCGAGGAAGCGGTGCTCAACGCGCTGTTCTCGAACGACGAGATGACCGGTCACCGCGGGCACCGGGTTCCCGCGCTGCCGACCGGGCGGTGGCGCTAG
- a CDS encoding BTAD domain-containing putative transcriptional regulator, protein MKEKNLYFYRLFGEPAAEWQGTDLPLGPPQARRVFALLLIEAGRPVPSSRIIDELWGETPPASAKVQIQGLISGLRRALRSPRGEQPILTRGAAYQLDARPEDTDTGRFTCLAARGRELLARDRHREAARHFRDALELLRGPVLAGIPAAAEVVARWEEERLSLLEDKAEAELGLGEHDRLVPELRDLLTAAPFRERVCGLLMTALARAGRVAEALDVYAGWRRRLVDELGVEPSPSIRSLHCEILRDGQGGTTREYPAYQEPAVPSQLPPGIPDFVGRDALIADLLAELRRDDGRETPPVVLLTGAGGIGKSSLAIRLAHQVADDYPDGRLYAALRGTTNEPRSPEAVLAGFLRAFGVPTDGIPADVDDCACLFRSLVHGRRVLLVLDDAAGEAQLRPLLPAGGGCAVIVTSRLVLAGLELGRQVPVDVLPAADAAALLAKLTEIDEDPVAAQQVLEHCGGLPLALRIVGSRIGDRTGWRLADVAGELSVERRRLDWLCTGDLAVRGSLALGYRQLAPDRQRLFRRLGLLPPADFPAWAAALADDGAPEVTARALEDLRHRNMVQPAPRATGAPRYRVHDLLRAFAVEEVATEPEQDRADTTERVLGGWLWLAEKAADRLSRSVLRPEPGTAARTSLDAGLVAEPLSWFRDEVPALEAAVSHAADAGLGELAWELAVVSASYFDHSGLYAEWARCHRCALAAARESGCARGEAALLRGIGQIHLYRDDFRTACEALTESCRISDRIGDRAGRARALTGLCVLARAAGRPETSRATASRALAVFREIGDVLGMAHAHTSSAVASTDLGLLDEAEAELDEAARLCAELNDPHRTALVLRRRGQLHLRRDDRRSAMSCLRRALDLLDSLSDEICASRVRLDLARIRARSGDRPPSGKVLIRT, encoded by the coding sequence GTGAAGGAAAAGAACCTCTATTTCTATCGCCTGTTCGGTGAACCCGCGGCCGAGTGGCAGGGCACGGACCTGCCGCTCGGCCCGCCACAGGCGCGCCGGGTGTTCGCGCTCCTGCTGATCGAGGCGGGCCGCCCGGTGCCGTCGAGCCGGATCATCGACGAGCTGTGGGGCGAAACGCCGCCCGCATCGGCGAAGGTCCAGATCCAGGGGCTCATCTCGGGCCTGCGCCGCGCCTTGCGCTCGCCACGGGGCGAACAGCCGATCCTGACCAGGGGAGCGGCGTACCAGCTCGACGCGCGGCCGGAGGACACCGACACCGGCCGCTTCACCTGCCTCGCCGCGCGGGGTCGTGAACTGCTGGCCCGTGACCGCCACCGCGAGGCGGCCCGGCACTTCCGGGACGCGCTCGAACTCCTACGCGGGCCGGTACTGGCGGGGATCCCCGCCGCGGCCGAGGTCGTCGCGCGCTGGGAGGAGGAACGGCTTTCGCTTCTGGAGGACAAGGCCGAGGCCGAACTCGGGCTCGGCGAGCACGACCGGCTGGTGCCCGAACTTCGTGACCTGCTCACGGCCGCCCCGTTCCGGGAACGGGTCTGCGGGCTGTTGATGACCGCGCTCGCCCGGGCAGGCCGCGTGGCCGAGGCGCTCGACGTCTACGCTGGATGGCGTCGCAGGCTGGTGGACGAACTCGGGGTCGAGCCTTCGCCGTCGATCCGCTCCCTGCACTGCGAGATCCTGCGCGACGGCCAGGGCGGGACGACGCGCGAGTATCCCGCGTACCAGGAACCCGCCGTGCCGAGCCAGCTGCCGCCGGGCATCCCGGACTTCGTCGGCAGGGACGCGCTGATCGCGGATCTGCTGGCGGAACTGCGCCGGGACGACGGCCGCGAAACCCCACCCGTGGTGCTGCTGACCGGCGCCGGCGGGATCGGGAAGTCGTCGCTCGCGATCAGGCTCGCGCATCAGGTCGCGGACGACTATCCCGACGGCAGGTTGTACGCGGCCCTGCGCGGGACCACGAACGAGCCCCGGTCTCCGGAGGCCGTGCTCGCCGGGTTTCTGCGCGCGTTCGGCGTGCCGACCGACGGGATCCCGGCGGACGTCGACGATTGCGCCTGCCTGTTCCGCAGCCTGGTCCATGGGCGCCGCGTGCTGCTCGTCCTCGACGACGCCGCCGGTGAGGCCCAGCTGCGGCCGTTGCTGCCCGCCGGTGGCGGCTGCGCGGTGATCGTCACGAGCCGGTTGGTCCTGGCCGGGCTCGAACTCGGCAGACAGGTCCCGGTCGACGTCCTGCCGGCGGCCGACGCGGCGGCCCTGCTCGCGAAACTCACCGAGATCGACGAAGACCCCGTTGCCGCGCAACAGGTTCTCGAACACTGCGGCGGGCTCCCGCTGGCGTTGCGGATCGTCGGCAGCCGGATCGGCGACCGCACGGGCTGGCGGCTCGCCGACGTCGCGGGGGAGCTGTCGGTCGAACGACGGCGGCTGGATTGGCTGTGCACAGGGGATCTCGCCGTCCGCGGCAGTCTAGCCCTCGGCTACCGGCAGCTGGCGCCGGACCGGCAGCGGCTGTTCCGCAGGCTGGGTTTGCTGCCTCCGGCCGACTTCCCGGCCTGGGCGGCGGCGCTCGCCGACGACGGGGCGCCCGAAGTGACGGCTCGCGCGCTGGAAGACCTGCGGCATCGGAACATGGTCCAGCCAGCCCCGCGTGCCACCGGCGCTCCCCGTTACCGGGTGCACGATCTCTTGCGCGCGTTCGCCGTCGAAGAGGTCGCCACCGAACCGGAGCAGGACCGCGCGGACACGACCGAGCGGGTGCTCGGCGGCTGGCTCTGGCTCGCGGAGAAGGCCGCGGACCGATTGTCCCGCAGCGTGTTGCGACCGGAACCCGGCACCGCGGCCAGGACCTCGCTCGACGCAGGGCTGGTGGCCGAACCGCTCTCATGGTTCCGGGACGAAGTGCCCGCGCTGGAGGCCGCCGTCTCGCACGCGGCGGACGCCGGCCTCGGCGAGCTCGCCTGGGAACTCGCCGTCGTGTCCGCGTCGTACTTCGACCACAGTGGACTGTACGCGGAATGGGCACGGTGCCACCGGTGCGCGCTCGCCGCGGCGAGGGAGTCGGGATGCGCGCGCGGGGAAGCCGCCTTGCTGCGGGGAATCGGCCAGATCCACCTGTACCGGGACGACTTCCGGACGGCGTGCGAAGCGCTCACCGAGTCGTGCCGCATCAGCGACCGGATCGGCGACCGGGCGGGCCGGGCCAGGGCGCTGACCGGGCTCTGCGTGCTCGCGCGGGCGGCCGGGCGACCGGAAACCTCGCGCGCCACGGCGAGCCGGGCGCTGGCCGTCTTCCGCGAGATCGGTGACGTGCTCGGCATGGCGCACGCGCACACCTCGTCCGCCGTCGCGAGTACCGACCTCGGTCTTCTCGACGAGGCCGAGGCGGAACTGGACGAGGCGGCGCGGCTTTGCGCCGAGCTGAACGACCCGCATCGCACGGCGCTCGTCCTGCGCAGGCGGGGACAACTGCATCTGCGGCGCGACGACCGGCGGAGCGCGATGTCGTGCCTGCGCCGCGCGCTCGACCTACTCGACTCGCTTTCCGACGAGATCTGCGCCTCGCGGGTCCGGCTGGATCTCGCGCGAATCCGCGCGAGATCCGGCGACCGGCCGCCGTCGGGGAAGGTGCTGATCAGGACCTAG